The following proteins are co-located in the Solanum pennellii chromosome 1, SPENNV200 genome:
- the LOC107007983 gene encoding protein transport protein SEC23-like, producing the protein MTEFLELETQDAVRMPWNVLPGSKSEAAQCVIPVSAIYTPLKPFPDTPTLPYTPLRCRNCRSVLNPFSIVDFSSTKIWICCFCLQRNHFPPSYQSISETNMPAELFPQYTTIEYETPSEKASLTNPVFLFVIDTCVIEEEIGYLKSSLLQVVGTLPENCLIGLITFGTYVHVHELGFGQIPKVYVFKGSKEVSKDQVLEQMGFFANKLKPSTGVIAGVRDGLSQESISRFLLPASECEFTLNSILEELQRDPWPVPADHRAARCTGTALSVASHLLGICVPGSGARIMAFLGGPSTEGPGAIVSKILSEPIRSHKDLDKDSAPLYHKAVKFYEGISKQLVHQGHVLDVFACALEQVGLAEIKVACEKTGGLVVLAESFGHSVFKDSLKQVFQSGGNDLGLASNGIFEVNCSKDIKVQGVIGPCASLEKKGPLCSEVVVGQGNTTAWKMCGLDKSSTFCLIFEVAKKESPDAIAQSANPQFYFQFLTYYQHTSGQMRLRVTTLSRRWVAGPGSVQDLIAGFDQEAAAVVMARQVSFKMETEADFDPIRWLDKSLIHICSRFGDYQKDTPSSFTLSPRFSIFPQFMFHLRRSQFVQVFGNSPDETAYFRMILNRENVANSVVMIQPSLISYSFHSGPEPVLLDVAAIAAERILLLDSYFTIVVFHGSTIAQWRKLGYHEQPEHQAFAELLKSPREDAEAIVHERFPVPRLVICDQYGSQARFMLAKLNPSATYNSDAPPIPGGDIIFTDDVSFEVFLDHLQRLAVH; encoded by the exons ATGACGGAATTCCTTGAATTAGAAACACAAGACGCCGTAAGGATGCCGTGGAACGTATTGCCGGGAAGCAAATCGGAGGCTGCGCAATGCGTAATTCCCGTTTCCGCCATATACACACCGTTAAAACCCTTCCCTGACACTCCTACTCTTCCTTACACACCACTACGTTGCCGCAATTGCCGATCGGTTCTCAATCCTTTCTCCATCGTTGATTTCTCGTCTACTAAGATCTGGATCTGCTGTTTTTGCCTTCAGCGTAATCACTTTCCTCCGAGTTATCAGTCTATATCGGAGACTAATATGCCGGCTGAGTTGTTTCCGCAATATACTACCATTGAATACGAAACTCCTTCGGAAAAAGCCTCCTTGACGAACCCTGTTTTTCTTTTCGTGATCGATACCTGTGTTATTGAAGAGGAGATTGGTTACCTGAAATCATCTTTGCTACAG GTAGTGGGCACATTGCCCGAGAATTGTTTAATTGGCCTTATCACATTTGGGACCTACGTGCATGTTCATGAGCTGGGGTTTGGGCAGATTCCAAAGGTTTATGTGTTCAAGGGGTCAAAGGAAGTTTCTAAAGATCAAGTGTTGGAGCAAATGGGCTTCTTTGCAAATAAGCTTAAACCATCCACAGGTGTCATTGCTGGGGTTAGAGATGGACTTTCTCAAGAGAGTATTTCTAGGTTTTTGTTGCCTGCATCTGAGTGCGAGTTTACACTCAACTCG ATATTAGAGGAGCTTCAAAGAGATCCTTGGCCCGTGCCAGCTGATCATCGAGCTGCACGGTGCACTGGTACAGCATTGAGTGTGGCTTCTCATTTGTTGGGTATATGTGTTCCAGGTTCTGGGGCCAGAATTATGGCATTCTTAGGTGGGCCCTCAACAGAAGGGCCAGGTGCT ATTGTGTCGAAGATTTTATCTGAGCCCATAAGGTCTCACAAGGATCTGGACAAAGATTCTGCACCATTGTATCATAAGGCTGTGAAGTTTTACGAGGGAATTTCAAAGCAACTTGTGCATCAAGGGCATGTGTTGGATGTTTTTGCTTGTGCACTTGAACAG GTCGGCCTTGCTGAAATTAAAGTTGCATGTGAGAAAACTGGTGGACTTGTTGTTCTTGCAGAAAGTTTTGGCCATAGTGTTTTCAAGGATTCTCTGAAACAAGTTTTCCAGTCAGGTGGCAATGATCTTGGACTGGCATCAAA CGGTATTTTTGAGGTAAATTGCTCAAAAGATATCAAAGTTCAGGGAGTTATTGGTCCTTGTGCATCACTTGAAAAG AAAGGTCCTTTGTGCTCTGAGGTTGTCGTAGGTCAGGGAAATACAACAGCTTGGAAGATGTGTGGTCTTGATAAATCTTCAACGTTTTGTTTAATATTTGAAGTTGCCAAGAAGGAGAGCCCAGATGCTATTGCTCAATCTGCAAATCCACAGTTTTATTTCCAGTTTTTGACATA TTATCAGCACACTAGCGGACAAATGAGACTTCGGGTTACCACTCTTTCTAGAAGATGGGTTGCTGGACCTGGAAGTGTACAG GACCTTATTGCTGGATTTGATCAAGAAGCAGCTGCTGTGGTAATGGCACGACAAGTTTCTTTCAAAATGGAAACCGAG GCTGATTTTGATCCCATCAGATGGCTGGATAAGTCATTGATACACATATGTTCTCGGTTTGGTGACTACCAAAAAGATACTCCATCTTCTTTCACTCTATCTCCTCGTTTCTCAATATTTCCCCAGTTTATGTTTCACTTGCGGCGGTCTCAGTTTGTCCAG GTCTTTGGAAACAGTCCAGATGAGACGGCATATTTTAGAATGATTCTGAACAGGGAAAATGTTGCTAACTCAGTCGTGATGATTCAGCCCTCTTTGATATCTTATTCTTTTCATTCTGGTCCGGAACCAGTCCTCCTTGATGTGGCGGCAATTGCTGCTGAAAGAATCCTTCTTCTTGATTCTTATTTTACCATTGTCGTGTTTCATGGATCAACTATTGCTCAATGGAGAAAACTTGGATATCATGAACAGCCTGAACATCAG GCATTTGCTGAACTATTAAAATCTCCTAGAGAAGATGCAGAGGCCATTGTTCATGAAAGATTTCCAGTACCTCGTTTGGTCAtttgtgatcaatatggatctCAG GCCCGTTTTATGCTAGCAAAGTTGAATCCCTCTGCCACTTACAACTCTGATGCTCCTCCAATTCCTGGTGGAGATATTATATTCACGGATGACGTTAGTTTTGAGGTTTTCTTGGATCATCTGCAGCGGTTGGCTGTTCATTAG